A part of Solibacillus sp. FSL H8-0538 genomic DNA contains:
- a CDS encoding FAD-binding oxidoreductase: protein MLKKTWFLAILVCILGTGIFFNIPIEKRKYGLSQTNLTTDYTGLLPEKIDRVVTADNSAALQQIVKQANVEGQHISIAGLQHSQGGHTYYKNGIVLDMKTFNEVLEVNVQEKTVRVESGATWEDVQEAIQEYGLALKVTQSQSIFTVGGSLSINAHGRDIRFGPMAGTVKAMTLLTPNGDIQTLTHEQNKEQLANVLGGYGLFGVILDVTLELTENDLYAIQTEALKTTEYETYFNHVLDDPTIAMHYARVSVAPGSFLQEMYAINYLETGKQDTETPLKGEQGMRLSKLALDLGRQGGPLEDLFWTTQKRYIHSLDGETITRNNVMRSESTFMEFKKPGKVEVLQEFFVPVDAYADYMKDLGKLLSAKDKNEDFKVHNITVRYVEKDDVTTLNYAREDMLGLVILIQHGLNKKDIENAQNIIQQWTDLTLAHAGTYYLPYYRYQTTEQFQKSYPNWKTFKQDKLAEDPNEVFVNLFYDNYLSEEAAYEQ from the coding sequence ATGCTGAAAAAAACTTGGTTTCTTGCTATACTTGTGTGCATTTTAGGCACTGGCATCTTTTTTAACATCCCGATTGAAAAGCGGAAATATGGACTTTCACAAACGAATTTAACAACGGATTATACAGGACTACTGCCGGAAAAAATTGATCGTGTTGTTACTGCTGACAATTCTGCGGCGCTGCAGCAAATTGTTAAGCAGGCGAACGTAGAAGGACAGCACATTTCCATTGCTGGTTTACAACACTCTCAGGGTGGACATACATATTATAAAAATGGCATTGTGCTCGACATGAAAACATTCAATGAAGTACTCGAAGTAAATGTGCAGGAAAAGACAGTGCGTGTAGAGAGCGGCGCAACTTGGGAGGATGTGCAGGAAGCAATTCAGGAGTACGGGCTCGCATTAAAAGTAACGCAATCCCAATCTATTTTCACGGTAGGCGGCTCGCTGTCCATTAATGCGCATGGCAGGGATATTCGCTTTGGACCAATGGCAGGCACAGTGAAGGCAATGACGCTGCTTACGCCAAATGGGGATATTCAAACGTTAACGCATGAACAAAACAAGGAGCAACTAGCTAACGTACTCGGCGGCTACGGATTATTCGGAGTCATTTTAGATGTCACGCTTGAACTAACGGAAAATGACTTGTACGCGATTCAAACAGAAGCACTAAAAACGACAGAATATGAAACGTATTTTAATCATGTACTAGATGATCCAACGATTGCAATGCATTATGCGAGAGTAAGTGTTGCACCTGGCTCGTTTTTACAGGAAATGTATGCGATTAATTATCTCGAAACAGGTAAGCAGGATACCGAAACCCCACTGAAAGGTGAGCAAGGCATGCGTTTAAGTAAGCTTGCACTAGATCTCGGACGACAAGGGGGGCCATTAGAAGATTTATTTTGGACAACACAAAAACGCTATATTCATTCGCTTGACGGGGAAACGATAACCCGCAATAACGTCATGCGCTCCGAATCAACATTTATGGAATTTAAGAAGCCAGGTAAGGTGGAAGTACTACAGGAGTTTTTTGTGCCGGTTGACGCGTACGCAGATTATATGAAGGATTTAGGAAAGCTACTCTCAGCGAAAGATAAAAATGAAGACTTTAAAGTGCATAATATTACGGTGCGCTATGTGGAGAAAGACGACGTGACAACACTGAATTATGCACGGGAGGATATGTTAGGACTTGTTATTTTAATACAGCATGGCTTAAATAAAAAAGATATAGAAAATGCACAAAACATCATCCAGCAGTGGACGGACTTAACGCTTGCGCATGCAGGTACCTATTATCTTCCGTATTATCGTTATCAAACGACAGAGCAGTTTCAAAAGTCTTATCCGAACTGGAAAACGTTTAAGCAGGATAAGCTAGCCGAAGACCCAAATGAAGTGTTTGTGAATCTTTTTTATGATAATTACTTGAGCGAGGAAGCAGCTTATGAACAATAA
- a CDS encoding LysE family translocator, translated as MITFILLTLFVVISPGIDTALVTKTAISHGQQAGYKTALGITTGSLVHTLAAALGLSAIIMQSAVAFNVIKWVGALYLIYLGVSAFIQLGQKKGAQPKKLSIGGSPFKQGLLTNLLNPKVAVFFLTFLPQFVTNEGSAIIQLLAMGLTYAVLSILWFILYVFFIGYVREWLMSPIIQSRIEKATGIVLIGFGLKLALDN; from the coding sequence TTGATTACTTTTATTTTACTAACTTTATTTGTCGTGATTAGCCCGGGAATCGATACGGCACTCGTTACAAAAACGGCGATCTCACATGGTCAGCAGGCTGGCTATAAAACAGCGCTTGGCATTACGACCGGCTCACTCGTACATACGTTAGCGGCAGCACTTGGCCTGTCTGCGATCATAATGCAGTCCGCTGTAGCGTTTAATGTGATTAAATGGGTAGGGGCGCTGTATCTAATTTACCTTGGCGTATCTGCGTTTATTCAACTTGGTCAAAAGAAGGGTGCTCAGCCGAAGAAGTTGTCTATTGGAGGGTCACCGTTTAAACAAGGGTTGCTTACGAATTTACTCAATCCAAAAGTAGCGGTATTCTTTTTAACCTTCTTACCACAGTTTGTGACGAACGAAGGCTCCGCGATAATCCAGCTACTCGCTATGGGGCTCACTTATGCTGTACTGTCAATTCTTTGGTTCATTTTGTATGTATTTTTCATTGGCTATGTGCGGGAATGGCTCATGTCACCAATCATCCAGAGCCGCATTGAAAAAGCAACTGGGATTGTGTTAATTGGATTCGGATTGAAGTTAGCGTTAGATAATTAA
- a CDS encoding YwbE family protein yields MNGQQRKDVYPGLEVDIILKKDQRTGNKTRGIVKDLLTNSSFHPHGIKVRLTDGQIGRVCDVIGK; encoded by the coding sequence ATGAACGGACAGCAACGAAAAGACGTCTATCCAGGACTTGAAGTGGATATTATTTTAAAAAAGGATCAGCGCACTGGGAATAAAACGCGCGGTATCGTTAAGGATTTATTAACAAATTCTTCATTTCACCCACATGGCATAAAAGTTCGCCTTACTGACGGACAAATTGGCCGCGTATGTGACGTTATAGGGAAATAA
- a CDS encoding ZIP family metal transporter: MMVSLKFSLMIMVLVFFGTVIGGGLAKFISTTLRGNSRYLLLFCGGILAGLLLLDLIPESIHTYKPIGIVLGVTIGIIFMLLLHIATQNIKMFRVDQSTNYLLLFVALLFHGIPTGIALGMSYQNEQFQNPSLLLAILFHHVPEGMTMMVAVLISKFKLKTFFLLSLLLSFSIMVTTFIGSFINSDNLRLYTLFLGAAIGTLSYITFYEILWKELKSSFTVKLIAFALSGMLFYYFYHITVFQH; this comes from the coding sequence ATGATGGTTAGTTTAAAGTTCAGCTTAATGATTATGGTTTTGGTTTTCTTTGGTACGGTTATAGGAGGGGGATTGGCAAAATTTATCAGCACTACTTTAAGAGGAAATTCTAGATATTTACTACTTTTTTGCGGTGGTATTTTGGCTGGATTATTACTGTTGGATTTAATTCCTGAATCGATACATACATACAAGCCGATTGGTATAGTATTAGGTGTAACGATTGGAATCATTTTTATGTTACTTTTACATATCGCTACCCAAAACATAAAAATGTTCCGTGTTGACCAATCTACAAATTATCTTTTATTATTCGTTGCACTCCTTTTCCATGGCATACCAACAGGAATTGCGCTAGGCATGAGTTATCAAAATGAACAATTCCAAAATCCTTCTTTACTTCTGGCAATATTATTTCATCATGTGCCTGAGGGAATGACAATGATGGTAGCGGTATTAATATCGAAATTCAAACTAAAAACCTTTTTTCTACTAAGTTTGTTACTCTCATTTTCCATTATGGTTACAACATTTATTGGTAGCTTTATAAATTCGGACAACTTAAGATTGTATACGTTGTTCTTAGGTGCAGCCATTGGAACGTTGAGTTATATAACTTTTTATGAAATTTTATGGAAAGAATTAAAGAGTTCTTTTACTGTTAAGTTGATTGCATTCGCACTAAGTGGCATGTTATTTTACTATTTTTACCACATTACTGTATTTCAGCATTAA
- a CDS encoding homoserine dehydrogenase has product MTIFSKKQCKIDRGSKLLMEVGKTMQNQKYKVLNNTLFEVAQSRSFTDKDNLEEKFNEQGRIVLVSDRVGASLTLSIAKNDDVISFLVKWDDSEEYFRGWNMAWEEFQWCLDVVNTKPKETEATEATEATEVTETTTEATEVTEASDVTEATEVTK; this is encoded by the coding sequence ATGACGATTTTTTCTAAAAAGCAATGTAAAATAGATAGAGGCAGTAAATTATTAATGGAAGTTGGGAAAACAATGCAAAACCAAAAGTATAAAGTTTTAAACAATACACTGTTCGAGGTGGCACAAAGCCGTTCGTTTACGGACAAGGATAATCTTGAAGAAAAATTCAATGAACAAGGCCGAATTGTTCTTGTGAGTGATCGAGTTGGAGCAAGTTTAACATTATCGATTGCTAAAAATGATGATGTAATTAGCTTCCTAGTTAAATGGGATGATTCAGAAGAATATTTCAGAGGTTGGAATATGGCTTGGGAAGAGTTTCAGTGGTGTTTGGATGTTGTAAATACAAAGCCAAAAGAAACGGAAGCAACAGAAGCAACAGAAGCTACTGAAGTAACGGAAACAACGACTGAAGCAACGGAAGTAACAGAAGCTTCAGATGTAACGGAAGCAACTGAAGTAACTAAATAA
- a CDS encoding 2,3-butanediol dehydrogenase gives MKAARWYKAGDIRVETMEEPVIAPGKVKIKVHWTGICGSDLHEYAAGPIFIPVEQPHYVSKDIAPIVMGHEFSGEVVEIGEGVTKVQVGDPVVVEPILACGECAACKKGKYNICKHLGFHGLSGGGGGFSEYTMVDEKMVHKMPEGLSYEQGALVEPAAVALHAVRQSKLKAGDKAAVFGTGPIGLLVIEALRAAGASEIYAVELSEERAAKAIELGATAVINPKNEDAVVRLHELTNGGVDVAFEVTGVPIVLKQAIDSTSFEGETIIVSIWESEASIQPNNIVLLERTVKGIIAYRDIFPAVMELMTKGYFPADKLVTKRIGLDEVVTEGFEVLMKEKNHIKILVNSQA, from the coding sequence ATGAAAGCAGCAAGATGGTATAAAGCAGGGGATATACGAGTAGAAACAATGGAAGAGCCAGTTATTGCACCTGGAAAAGTGAAAATTAAAGTGCATTGGACAGGTATATGCGGTAGTGATTTGCATGAATATGCAGCTGGCCCTATATTTATTCCCGTTGAACAACCTCACTATGTAAGTAAGGATATTGCGCCAATTGTTATGGGACATGAGTTTTCTGGCGAAGTAGTAGAGATTGGCGAAGGTGTTACAAAAGTGCAAGTAGGAGATCCTGTTGTGGTGGAGCCAATTCTTGCTTGTGGTGAATGTGCTGCTTGTAAGAAAGGGAAGTATAACATTTGTAAGCATCTAGGATTCCACGGTCTTTCTGGTGGCGGTGGTGGCTTTTCCGAGTATACAATGGTGGACGAAAAAATGGTTCACAAAATGCCTGAAGGGCTTTCATACGAACAAGGTGCTCTTGTAGAGCCTGCAGCGGTAGCATTACACGCAGTTCGTCAAAGTAAACTAAAGGCTGGGGACAAAGCGGCTGTTTTTGGAACAGGTCCGATTGGTCTACTCGTTATCGAAGCGCTTCGAGCAGCTGGAGCATCTGAAATATATGCGGTAGAGCTTTCAGAAGAGCGCGCTGCAAAAGCAATTGAATTAGGCGCGACAGCAGTCATTAATCCAAAAAATGAAGATGCCGTAGTTCGACTTCATGAGTTAACAAATGGTGGCGTCGATGTTGCATTTGAAGTGACAGGCGTACCAATCGTGTTAAAACAAGCTATTGATTCTACAAGCTTTGAAGGGGAGACAATCATCGTTTCTATTTGGGAATCAGAAGCTTCCATTCAACCGAACAATATCGTACTTTTAGAGCGTACAGTAAAAGGAATTATAGCCTATCGTGACATTTTCCCAGCTGTGATGGAATTAATGACAAAAGGATATTTCCCAGCGGACAAGCTTGTGACAAAGCGTATCGGGCTTGATGAGGTAGTAACAGAAGGCTTCGAAGTATTAATGAAAGAAAAGAATCACATCAAAATACTGGTAAATTCACAAGCATAA
- a CDS encoding AIM24 family protein, whose amino-acid sequence MNRYSIAEFIKNTEQVDKGEGFFELETPRLLEVNLDGLVWAKAGSMVAYNGRIKFEREGVLEHGIGAMFKKALTGEGAALMKASGQGKLYLADSGKKIIILHLQNEAIYVNGNDLLAFEPSIKHNIKLMRKVVSMVAGGLFNVRCEGTGMIAIAAHYEPLTLRVTPGNPIITDPNATVAWSGNLQPEFQTDISLKTFIGRGSGESIQMRFEGNGFVIVQPFEEVYMQTQS is encoded by the coding sequence ATGAATCGATACTCGATTGCAGAATTTATTAAAAACACGGAACAGGTTGATAAGGGGGAAGGATTTTTTGAATTAGAGACACCGCGTCTGCTGGAGGTGAATCTTGATGGACTCGTTTGGGCAAAGGCTGGTTCAATGGTCGCTTATAATGGAAGGATTAAGTTTGAACGAGAAGGTGTTTTAGAGCATGGGATTGGGGCTATGTTCAAAAAGGCTTTGACTGGTGAAGGGGCGGCCCTCATGAAAGCAAGTGGGCAAGGGAAATTATATCTTGCTGACAGTGGGAAAAAAATCATTATTCTACATTTACAGAACGAAGCAATTTATGTAAATGGTAATGACCTACTTGCATTCGAGCCATCTATTAAACACAATATTAAGCTTATGAGAAAAGTAGTAAGCATGGTGGCAGGTGGTTTGTTTAATGTTCGGTGTGAAGGAACAGGTATGATTGCCATTGCAGCCCATTATGAACCACTGACATTACGTGTTACACCAGGAAACCCAATTATTACAGATCCAAACGCAACAGTAGCATGGTCAGGAAACCTTCAACCTGAGTTTCAAACAGATATTTCACTAAAAACCTTTATTGGAAGAGGCAGTGGAGAATCAATTCAAATGAGATTTGAAGGAAACGGGTTTGTCATTGTTCAGCCGTTTGAAGAAGTTTATATGCAAACACAGAGTTAA
- a CDS encoding LolA family protein gives MNIKKIIYLAAVVAAFTFSLTGCNTSDSSYSPQEIIDQAMQETVAATTYYGEYEMDFGGAEDNATVMEWVKEGKRRIDMIGMYDEHFITVNDGRTVTTYDTVENSAIIYEMNKDALTSNTSPSPREQAQLLLDMVQDTHNISIASEEKIAGRDSYHIVAKAEKANGFIGDMELWIDKKTWITLKTITTSADVTMITEYTKIDFDANIDDAQFELELPADATIETIDDEDYSLNPSTIEEAKAVFGSFLQFNEDAIKLLSVTNVNVAERPEFSFEYVMDDVPALTLTLVKRDTSQVEISTAELSEQEIMVRGIKGLKMDMGSFRFIQWEEEGLQYGVIINNPDITFDEVVSHIEQMELN, from the coding sequence ATGAACATAAAAAAAATTATATATTTAGCAGCGGTAGTAGCCGCTTTCACGTTTTCACTAACTGGGTGCAATACGTCTGATTCATCGTATTCCCCGCAGGAAATTATTGACCAGGCGATGCAAGAAACTGTAGCGGCAACAACGTATTACGGCGAGTACGAAATGGATTTCGGTGGTGCTGAGGACAATGCTACCGTTATGGAATGGGTGAAGGAAGGCAAGCGCCGCATTGACATGATAGGCATGTATGACGAGCATTTTATTACAGTTAATGATGGTCGCACTGTAACAACATATGACACAGTAGAAAATAGCGCGATAATTTATGAAATGAACAAGGATGCGCTTACTTCAAATACATCACCGTCACCAAGAGAACAGGCACAGTTACTGCTAGACATGGTGCAGGACACACATAACATATCAATTGCAAGTGAAGAGAAAATTGCTGGCCGCGATAGCTATCACATCGTCGCAAAGGCTGAGAAGGCAAATGGGTTCATTGGTGATATGGAGCTGTGGATTGATAAAAAAACATGGATTACATTAAAGACGATTACCACAAGTGCAGATGTTACGATGATCACGGAGTATACAAAGATTGATTTTGATGCCAATATTGATGACGCACAGTTTGAGCTAGAACTTCCTGCAGATGCGACGATTGAAACAATTGATGATGAAGACTACAGTTTGAATCCATCGACAATAGAAGAGGCAAAGGCGGTATTCGGTAGCTTCTTACAATTTAACGAAGATGCGATAAAATTATTGTCGGTAACAAATGTAAACGTAGCGGAGCGTCCAGAGTTTTCATTTGAATATGTCATGGATGACGTGCCGGCTCTAACATTGACGCTTGTAAAAAGAGACACTTCGCAAGTAGAAATTTCTACTGCAGAACTTTCGGAACAAGAAATAATGGTACGTGGTATTAAAGGCTTGAAAATGGACATGGGTAGCTTCCGTTTCATTCAGTGGGAAGAAGAAGGACTGCAATACGGAGTCATTATTAACAACCCGGATATTACATTTGACGAAGTAGTGTCTCATATTGAACAGATGGAACTGAATTAA
- a CDS encoding sensor histidine kinase — protein MKIKTWLLLTYLLVMLLPVGAVYGLYLSINAYYQDKHVAEYVEQWTELSALKKIVSEPTLFEKGANYKNLSPIVNEQQSITLYTDTGLILYSSNPLVTTSTSFQTKKLMLKDLYELKQNYQKYVYKEPVYVGSQLVGVYEITFLRTDWMENVKNRTYFVAIAISVMLAVFYALIVYLLNRRLNNPAKQLMAQMRAFAKGETLDSQLHDKSDEIGELAKSFCSMRQEIEETRQQLNAEQQQKEFMIASLSHDLKTPLTSIQAYTESLRQGDLSEQEQREYLQVISNKSDYMKQLLDDLTMYTLLQSPSYALDLTTVDGEEFFEMLLSDYETVCKEKGFQVEVSQNVTGDFSVHPKQLMRVMDNLVSNAWSYTEAGGFIGIAAFQNSYPSWCEPFVKEALTKQDGLYIIVQNSGEGIDKEHASRLFDPLYQVDCARSKAGQRGSGLGLSIAKRIIEKHEGTISVVSQKNSGTIVICWLPQH, from the coding sequence ATGAAAATTAAAACATGGCTGTTGCTGACCTATTTACTTGTTATGTTACTTCCAGTTGGCGCAGTGTATGGTCTGTATTTATCGATCAATGCTTATTACCAAGACAAACATGTGGCGGAATATGTCGAGCAATGGACTGAGCTTTCTGCGCTGAAAAAAATTGTCAGTGAGCCAACACTTTTTGAAAAAGGGGCTAATTATAAAAATTTGTCCCCAATCGTCAATGAGCAGCAAAGTATTACGCTCTATACGGATACCGGGCTAATTCTTTATTCCTCCAACCCGCTCGTCACAACGTCTACAAGCTTCCAAACGAAAAAGCTTATGCTGAAAGATTTATATGAGCTAAAGCAAAATTATCAAAAGTATGTGTACAAAGAACCCGTGTATGTTGGTAGCCAGCTTGTCGGCGTTTACGAAATTACTTTTTTGCGCACGGATTGGATGGAAAACGTCAAAAACCGCACGTATTTTGTGGCCATAGCTATTAGTGTAATGCTTGCCGTTTTTTACGCACTCATCGTGTATTTACTAAATCGCCGGTTAAACAACCCAGCGAAACAGCTAATGGCGCAAATGCGGGCCTTTGCTAAAGGAGAAACACTGGATTCGCAGCTTCATGATAAGAGTGATGAAATTGGAGAACTAGCAAAAAGCTTCTGTTCAATGCGACAGGAAATTGAAGAAACGCGGCAGCAACTAAACGCCGAGCAGCAGCAAAAGGAGTTCATGATCGCTAGTCTTTCACATGACTTAAAAACCCCGCTCACATCAATTCAAGCCTACACAGAAAGCTTGCGTCAAGGTGATTTGAGCGAGCAGGAACAGCGTGAGTATTTACAGGTCATCTCGAATAAATCGGACTATATGAAGCAGCTATTAGATGATTTAACAATGTATACACTGTTACAATCTCCAAGCTATGCGCTTGATTTAACAACAGTAGATGGTGAGGAATTTTTCGAAATGCTGCTGTCCGATTATGAGACCGTTTGTAAGGAAAAGGGCTTTCAAGTAGAAGTTTCACAGAACGTGACAGGTGACTTTTCTGTACATCCGAAGCAACTAATGCGCGTCATGGATAATTTAGTGTCCAATGCGTGGTCCTATACAGAAGCGGGCGGGTTTATTGGCATTGCTGCTTTCCAAAACAGCTATCCATCTTGGTGTGAGCCGTTTGTCAAAGAGGCGCTCACAAAACAGGATGGACTGTATATCATTGTACAAAACAGTGGCGAAGGAATTGATAAAGAGCATGCTTCGCGTCTATTTGATCCCCTATATCAAGTAGATTGTGCTCGTAGTAAGGCCGGACAGCGCGGCTCAGGGCTCGGGCTAAGTATTGCAAAACGTATTATAGAAAAACATGAGGGAACAATTTCAGTCGTGTCACAAAAAAATAGTGGAACCATTGTTATTTGCTGGTTACCGCAACATTAA
- a CDS encoding response regulator transcription factor, which yields MEQLLLVEDDAEIARIIKDTLTKEGYTVTWATTGLEGLEDFQAGSFELVLVDWMLPEMDGLKLCESIRYESEVPIIMISARKEDADKVEGLQGADDYLAKPFSLEELKARVASHLRRWKRYNNKENTSAKVQFQHGLTADFDKEQLFLEGEEINLTQKEYALLKLLAQNPHQLFTKETLYAQVWQQLELEDTNTVTVHIKGLREKLQDPVKTPHFIQTIWGKGYRFIGEPL from the coding sequence ATGGAACAGTTACTACTGGTTGAGGATGATGCGGAAATTGCGCGCATTATTAAAGATACGCTGACAAAAGAGGGCTACACTGTGACGTGGGCGACGACGGGGCTTGAAGGGCTAGAGGATTTCCAAGCAGGATCATTTGAACTTGTGCTTGTTGATTGGATGTTGCCGGAGATGGACGGTTTGAAGCTATGTGAAAGCATTCGCTATGAGAGCGAGGTGCCGATCATTATGATTAGCGCGCGCAAAGAGGATGCGGATAAGGTAGAAGGCTTGCAGGGAGCTGACGATTATTTAGCGAAGCCGTTTTCCTTAGAGGAATTAAAGGCACGGGTTGCGAGTCATTTACGCCGTTGGAAACGGTATAACAATAAGGAAAATACATCTGCAAAAGTCCAGTTTCAGCACGGGCTAACGGCTGACTTTGACAAGGAGCAGTTGTTTTTAGAAGGCGAGGAAATTAACTTGACGCAAAAAGAATATGCACTGCTCAAGCTACTCGCCCAAAATCCACATCAGCTCTTTACCAAAGAGACACTTTACGCACAAGTTTGGCAGCAGCTTGAGTTAGAAGATACAAATACCGTGACGGTGCATATAAAGGGCCTGCGTGAGAAACTGCAAGATCCGGTGAAAACACCACACTTCATTCAAACGATTTGGGGTAAGGGCTACCGCTTCATCGGTGAACCGTTATGA